AAAATGGCGGATTGTTTCGCTAATTTTATTATTTTACGGGAAGCTCATTCTTTTTATAAAACTTTACGAGAGAAGCTAAATTGGACGGGCGCTAGAATTTCCCCTCATCAAAATAGTCATAATTAGAAGGTTCTATCTTCATAATTTACCCACTAAAACTACAGCGAAACAAATAGAGGTCATTGAACATAACGGTACTTAAACAAAAAAAGAACTCTTCATTACTTGGTTTGCAAATTGCATTTTGAGAACGAGAGAGTCAGGCTTACAGTCTCGTCTCGGTAGCATACTATCTAATGAAGACCAAAAATAAAAGGAAAGGGTCAGGAAAGGTGAGATTCAAGGCGTAGGATATATATACTTTTTAAATTTTTCAAGAGAAATAATCTCAGATACATCTCTTAAATGAAAATAAGGATTTTCCCCATAAAAAGATGCCCAAATAGAGTAACTACTGGGAGGCCCTAAAATGTAATCACATTTAGCCAAACTATATAAATCTTCAATAAAATTTCCAGTTCCAAGAGCTACATTATAATCTTTAAAATTATTAATGTTAATTTCTTCATTCGACACTAGCAAAAAACCAACTTTTTTAGTTGTGTTCAAAAGTGAATTAGAAATTTCTGACATTTTTTTTAAGTAAATATCGTCACTGTAATAGTACTGACCATTAGCCCATTTTCGATAATCTCCTCTTCTCAAATGAATACCGACAATAATATCTACCTCACATCGCATCCGCTCGATAAGATTTTTAACATTTTCCCGGTATGATTGAGTTGGAGTAAAAATCTGCCTTATTAATGGAGCATATGTGGAAAAATTTATAGCATCTCGAAATAACCAACCATGAACAATCACAAACTGTTTACTTTTAATGAGATTCTGAAAATCACATCCATTCATATCAAAAGGGTTCTGGGATTTTCCCAAATCAACAGTGTGATGAAATGGAGAAGATTTAACATATTTACTAGCTAAATAAAATAGAGATGTCAAACTATATTTTTGGGTCTTTCCAAAGCTAATATTGTCATTGTTCACCACTGTATTGAGATTTTTTGTTCCTTCAAAATATTCTGCATAGTCAAATACAGGATTGTAGAGGGTAGTATTCGTGTTCTAACGCATTGGATATAAAATGACTAAATAGAATAAGTTGATTACAGAGTTGTCCGGGTTTTGTTCCAATTACAAGCATAAGCAGAAAAGGGTACATTTGTTAAATATATTTAGACCATAATAGCACTTACTAGCTAATAACAATATTGTGTCATTCTGCTCTTGTCGAAAAATCTAAAAATTTTTAATGTTTGGCTAAAATGTGTAAGTCCTGATTATCTAAAATTTAAAAATGTACCAAATCTTTCTCGCAGGGGACAAAATGCACTTCAAGTCTTTTCATACGCAGAATAAGCAACGTCATAATGATAATTATATAAATCTAAAATATAGCAATTTATACCCTTATGAGGT
This is a stretch of genomic DNA from Cyanobacterium sp. T60_A2020_053. It encodes these proteins:
- a CDS encoding alpha-1,2-fucosyltransferase; this translates as MVNNDNISFGKTQKYSLTSLFYLASKYVKSSPFHHTVDLGKSQNPFDMNGCDFQNLIKSKQFVIVHGWLFRDAINFSTYAPLIRQIFTPTQSYRENVKNLIERMRCEVDIIVGIHLRRGDYRKWANGQYYYSDDIYLKKMSEISNSLLNTTKKVGFLLVSNEEININNFKDYNVALGTGNFIEDLYSLAKCDYILGPPSSYSIWASFYGENPYFHLRDVSEIISLEKFKKYIYPTP